The Candidatus Neomarinimicrobiota bacterium nucleotide sequence GTGTTTCCGCTCGGGAAAAGCGTCGCTAACATAAATATCGATATGCTGAACTTTATTGGCGAGACGAACGACCTGATAGTTTTCGGTATGGGTAAATCGGATTTAGACGATTATGCCGCCCGTGCCGCTAAAAAGATCGGTATGCGTCTGCAGGAAGATCCCTGGCCTGAACAGGGATATTATTACCGGTCGGATCATATCAGTTTAGCCCGAAAGGGTCTGCCTGCGCTCTCGATGGATAATGGCGTTGACAGCCGCGAACACGGTCAGGAGTGGGGTCTGGCTTTTTATAAAGCGTTTGTTGACTCTAACTATCACAAGCTGTCGGATGAATACACCGATGATCTGAATGTGGACGGTATCATGCAATATCTTCAGGTGGTATTCGACATCGGATATACGCTGGCTAACAGTTCCAAATTCCCTAACTGGAACAAAGACGACGAATTTCGCGCGTTGAGGGATGCAAGCAGGGCGGAGGCGGAACTTATTCATTCCGCGCCCTGATTCGGCAGCATCAGCCTTAAACCGCTTGACTGTCGGGGGAGCAGCGGATTATATTCAGTGCTTCGGAGAGGTGGCCGAGCTGGCTTAAGGCACTCGCCTGCTAAGCGAGAGTGGGGGTGATACTTCCACCGAGAGTTCGAATCTCTCCCTCTCCGCTAAATGTGGTTCGTCTATGTAATTCAAGTATACACTTTGATTTTCGTTATGTTGGAATGAGCCAAAATCCCGATTCGAGGCTTAAAACACATAATTCAGGAAAAGTTAAGTCCACCAAACATTATCCTCCATATAAGTTACTTTACGTAGAGGAAGTTGGCAGTCGTTCAGAAGCGAGAGCGCGGGAGAAATATTTGAAATCGGCAGCAGGTAGAAAGTTTTTAGATCAAGTGCATCATTAGTATTATGAGTTCCCTGCCCGACTGGCAGACGTAGTCGGTCAGGCGGGGAATCTCTCCCTCTCCGCTGCTTTTTAAAGGAAAACCACCCCTTTATCCCCTCCTTTGAAAGGAGGGGGAGTTTATCCCATCTTTGATGGGATATGTAGGGACAACTCAAGAGTTGTCCTTTGGCGATTCTTGAATCGCCCCTACGCTGAATGCGAGTCAGGATTCATCCTGACCGCTATTTCAATAAAGTGATTCCTTTTATTCCCCTCTAATAAGAGGGGAAGCCGATCCTTTTAAAATCCGATAGGGAAGGCTGGGGTGTGTAAATGCTCCTCCCTCGAGGGAGGTGTCCGTCCCGAAGCTTCGGGACGGGCGGAGGGTGTGATTTAATGGTTTAAAAAAGATAACACCCCTCGTCCCGGCTGAGCCGGGACACTCCCCTCAAGGGGAGAGGCTACTCTTCCGCTCCTAGTAAGGAAGGGAGATAATCCACTCTAATAGAAGCAGCAGTCATTCAACACTGATATTTCTTTGTACTCTGAACTCAATAAGATTACATTACCCGAATGAACCGGACGAGAGCACGAAATTTGACGATAATGCTGGGGAGCATGCTCTTCGTTCTGACCGGAGTGGGTATCGCGCCTGCGCTGCCGGGGATGAGCGATTATTTCAGTCATCTGCCCGACTCGGAATTTCTCGTAAAACTCACGCTGACGATGCCGGCGCTGATAATCGCCATCACCGCTCCGTTCGCGGGTCTGCTGCTCGACAAATGGGGGAGGAAGCCGGTTATTCTACTGTCCCTGATAGTGTACGGCGTTGCGGGGAGTTCCGGTTACTGGATGGATACATTGTCGGGGATACTTATAGGGCGCGCTTTTTTGGGGCTTGCCACCGCGGGGATCATGAGCGGGATAATCACTCTTATCGGCGATCTCTTCGAGGGGGAAGAACTCAACAGGTTCATGGGTTATCAGAGCGCGGCGCTCGGAGTCGGCGGGCTGATTTTTTTAGCGCTCGCAGGCGTATTGGCGGATATCGGGTGGAGATATCCGTTTCTGATCCATCTACACGCATTTCTGGTCCTTCCCGGCGTCATCTTCGCTTTTAAAGAACCCAAAATCGAGCGGGTCATAACAGATGAGAACGTCTTGAACGAGAAGGTGACATTCCCCTGGAAACCGACACTGATCATAAACTCAATCTCATTCTCCGCTATGTTGTTGCTCTTTCTCTTTCCCGTGCACCTTCCGTTTTATCTTACTTCGGAAGTGGGAGCCACGAACACTCATGTCGGGGGAGCATTGGCGCTTCAGTCGGCGGTCGCAGTGTTATTAGGACTGAACTACAGGCGGATCAAGGCGCGTCTGTCGTTTCAGGGAGTTATGGCGGTGGTCTTCCTCTGCATTGGGATAAATCATCTTATCATAGCGCTTTTTACCGATTTCAGACTCCTCGCCGGGGGGATGCTGATAGGCGGAATTTCTCTCGGTCTGTTCGCACCGAACACGAACGTCTGGGTTTCGACTTCCGCTCCCGGTGCGATGCGGGGACGCGCCGTCAGTATCATGACTGCGGTCATTTTCCTTGCTCAGTTCCTTGCGCCTATAGTTACACAGCCGATGGTGCAAAGCGTAGGTATCGTCAGTATTTTCGGTTACGCCGCCGGACTTTCGTTCCTGCTATCGCTTATATTGGCGGGAGTAGCTTTTAGAAAATCTTAGAAGTCCTTACCTGCACAAACAGATAACATAAGTGATAGGTCAAACATGCGTCTTTAAGCAATCACTGTTCGGCTAATTTCAAATATTATAGAAAAATCACCAAATAAATCTTGACACTAACTCTTTA carries:
- a CDS encoding MFS transporter, with amino-acid sequence MTIMLGSMLFVLTGVGIAPALPGMSDYFSHLPDSEFLVKLTLTMPALIIAITAPFAGLLLDKWGRKPVILLSLIVYGVAGSSGYWMDTLSGILIGRAFLGLATAGIMSGIITLIGDLFEGEELNRFMGYQSAALGVGGLIFLALAGVLADIGWRYPFLIHLHAFLVLPGVIFAFKEPKIERVITDENVLNEKVTFPWKPTLIINSISFSAMLLLFLFPVHLPFYLTSEVGATNTHVGGALALQSAVAVLLGLNYRRIKARLSFQGVMAVVFLCIGINHLIIALFTDFRLLAGGMLIGGISLGLFAPNTNVWVSTSAPGAMRGRAVSIMTAVIFLAQFLAPIVTQPMVQSVGIVSIFGYAAGLSFLLSLILAGVAFRKS
- a CDS encoding M28 family peptidase, producing VFPLGKSVANINIDMLNFIGETNDLIVFGMGKSDLDDYAARAAKKIGMRLQEDPWPEQGYYYRSDHISLARKGLPALSMDNGVDSREHGQEWGLAFYKAFVDSNYHKLSDEYTDDLNVDGIMQYLQVVFDIGYTLANSSKFPNWNKDDEFRALRDASRAEAELIHSAP
- a CDS encoding GIY-YIG nuclease family protein, with translation MSQNPDSRLKTHNSGKVKSTKHYPPYKLLYVEEVGSRSEARAREKYLKSAAGRKFLDQVHH